In Synechococcus sp. MU1617, one DNA window encodes the following:
- a CDS encoding TIGR01777 family oxidoreductase codes for MRLLLFGCTGFVGRELLPLLLQAGHQLTVVSRRLARGYDAERADGRLTWMQFDPASSSTWADAGLLDALNQADAVVNLAGEPIAEKRWSPTHRQLLETSRLETTSQLVKAIKACATPPKLLVNASAIGFYGSSLDQRFLESSDPGDDFLASLCQRWEAAAEAVPSAVRQVTLRIGIVLAADGGALGKMLPIFRTGFGGPIGSGRQWMSWIHRSDLCALILQSLTDESWSGVINAVAPEPVSMTAFCKQLGRSLGRPSLLPVPGPVLQVLLGDGAKVVLEGQQVASERLDALNFSFRYPDLASALAAATS; via the coding sequence ATGCGTCTGCTGCTGTTTGGCTGCACTGGTTTTGTTGGCCGTGAGCTCCTGCCGCTCCTGCTTCAGGCAGGGCATCAGCTCACGGTGGTCAGCCGCCGGTTGGCCCGTGGCTATGACGCTGAACGGGCGGATGGGCGATTGACCTGGATGCAGTTCGACCCTGCCAGCAGCAGCACCTGGGCCGACGCCGGGTTGTTGGATGCCCTCAACCAGGCCGATGCGGTGGTCAACCTGGCGGGCGAACCGATTGCCGAAAAACGTTGGAGCCCGACCCACCGGCAGCTGCTTGAAACCAGTCGTCTGGAGACGACCTCTCAGCTGGTGAAGGCGATTAAGGCTTGTGCAACGCCACCGAAGTTGCTGGTGAATGCCTCGGCGATTGGCTTCTACGGATCCAGCCTGGACCAGCGTTTTCTCGAATCGAGCGACCCGGGCGACGACTTCCTTGCGAGCTTGTGTCAGCGCTGGGAAGCGGCGGCTGAGGCGGTGCCTTCAGCGGTTCGGCAGGTGACCTTGCGCATCGGCATTGTTCTGGCCGCCGACGGCGGCGCACTCGGAAAAATGCTTCCGATTTTCCGCACAGGGTTTGGCGGTCCGATCGGCAGTGGCCGGCAGTGGATGAGTTGGATCCACCGCAGTGACCTCTGCGCTCTGATCCTTCAATCCCTCACGGACGAGAGCTGGAGTGGCGTGATCAATGCCGTTGCTCCCGAGCCGGTGTCCATGACGGCCTTCTGCAAGCAGTTGGGTCGCAGCCTGGGACGCCCCAGCCTGCTGCCGGTCCCTGGACCTGTGCTCCAGGTGCTTCTGGGGGATGGCGCCAAGGTGGTGCTGGAGGGTCAGCAGGTTGCTTCGGAGCGGCTTGATGCTCTGAACTTCAGCTTCCGCTACCCCGATTTGGCTTCAGCACTCGCCGCTGCCACCAGCTGA
- the cysK gene encoding cysteine synthase A has translation MSIAPDITALIGGTPLVRLNRLPQACGCQAEILAKLESFNPSASVKDRIASAMVLEAEQAGTIVPGRTVLVEPTSGNTGIALAMVAAARGYRLILTMPDTMSTERRAMLRAYGAELQLTDGAQGMNGAIALAKELVEEIPNAYLLQQFDNPANPAVHERTTAEEIWRDTQGQIDAFVAGVGTGGTITGCARLLKERQPQLQVIAVEPEASAVLSGKPPGAHRIQGIGAGFVPAVLELDRIDLILTVSDEEAMQVGRRLAREEGLLCGISSGAAMAAALRVGQDPAMAGKRLVVVLASYGERYLSTPMFSAASQLPARRDGQL, from the coding sequence ATGAGCATTGCTCCTGACATCACGGCCTTGATCGGTGGCACGCCTCTGGTGCGGTTGAACCGTCTGCCCCAGGCCTGCGGCTGTCAGGCCGAGATCCTGGCCAAGTTGGAGAGCTTCAATCCATCCGCCTCGGTGAAAGACCGCATCGCCAGCGCCATGGTGCTGGAGGCGGAGCAAGCCGGCACGATCGTTCCCGGCCGTACGGTGCTGGTGGAGCCCACCAGCGGCAACACCGGAATCGCCTTGGCCATGGTGGCGGCGGCCCGGGGTTATCGGCTGATTCTCACCATGCCGGACACCATGAGCACCGAGCGTCGAGCGATGCTACGGGCCTACGGCGCCGAGTTGCAGCTCACCGACGGTGCCCAGGGCATGAACGGGGCGATAGCGCTGGCGAAGGAGTTGGTGGAGGAGATTCCCAACGCTTATCTGCTTCAGCAGTTCGACAACCCCGCCAATCCGGCCGTGCATGAACGCACCACGGCCGAGGAGATTTGGCGCGATACCCAGGGCCAGATCGATGCCTTTGTGGCGGGGGTGGGCACCGGTGGCACGATCACCGGCTGCGCCCGTCTGCTGAAAGAGCGTCAGCCGCAGCTTCAGGTGATTGCCGTTGAGCCCGAGGCCAGTGCCGTGCTGTCCGGGAAGCCTCCTGGGGCCCATCGCATCCAGGGGATCGGAGCTGGTTTTGTTCCCGCGGTGCTGGAACTGGATCGGATTGATTTGATCCTTACGGTGAGCGATGAGGAGGCGATGCAGGTGGGTCGGCGCCTGGCCCGGGAGGAGGGTTTGCTCTGCGGTATTAGCAGTGGAGCGGCCATGGCAGCGGCCCTGCGGGTGGGCCAAGACCCCGCCATGGCGGGCAAACGGCTGGTGGTGGTGCTGGCTAGTTATGGCGAGCGTTACCTCTCCACCCCGATGTTCAGTGCCGCTTCGCAGCTTCCCGCCCGGAGGGATGGTCAGCTGTGA
- a CDS encoding glycosyltransferase family 39 protein — translation MRSGSAPEPAPWSALAGLGLAAAVLTLIGLGDLPLRDFDEATVARVAFELRQGLGEAPLLPTLWDQPYLNKAPGLHGLIALVIGATTRPDQLPSEWTIRLAPALLSCLVVPIGGWLQWVLRPGDRSSTLATSVILLTLLPVARHGRLAMLDGTQLTAMALLWLALLQLNRSRCSALWGAVAGLMASAMLLLKAPLLVPAAVAGGLALAWGQEWRNWHNRAAALIGMLLGLAPGIGWHLWHAHIRGGKALWLWGGDGAGRVLLDAGEGSDLGWRVPVIEVLEGGWPWLPLLPFALVWAWRWRQSRWGRWSLAGLLTLAGAILPLRTQLPWYSHPLWLPLALICAPLLAWLVEQPFSSKNAPESPNPPCRWLLLQLPAFWCGLGLLLLLLWLSSFSSTGSSLVPYRGLAGVLGLGWCGGGWWLRSAAPQRRRLGVISLSCGNVAALALLFHSPLWLWELNETWPVQPVAALVRANPGSEIRLKGYDERPSLNWYAEQRIQRFKGGPGRRLSDKSQEDCITEGQAGRWTLSNCR, via the coding sequence ATGCGCTCCGGCTCAGCTCCTGAACCAGCCCCCTGGAGCGCATTGGCAGGGCTCGGCTTGGCCGCCGCCGTTCTGACCCTGATCGGCCTCGGTGATCTCCCCCTGCGGGACTTCGATGAAGCCACCGTGGCCCGGGTGGCCTTCGAACTGCGCCAAGGGCTCGGGGAAGCCCCGTTGCTGCCCACCCTCTGGGACCAGCCTTACCTCAACAAGGCGCCGGGTCTGCACGGTTTGATCGCCCTCGTGATCGGCGCAACAACCAGGCCCGACCAGCTCCCCTCGGAGTGGACGATCCGCCTGGCGCCGGCCTTGCTGTCGTGCCTGGTGGTACCGATTGGGGGCTGGCTGCAATGGGTGCTGCGACCAGGGGATCGCTCCAGCACCCTCGCCACCAGCGTGATCCTGCTGACGCTGTTGCCGGTGGCCCGGCATGGACGTCTGGCCATGCTGGATGGCACCCAGCTGACAGCCATGGCTCTGCTTTGGCTAGCCCTGCTGCAGCTCAACCGCAGCCGATGCAGCGCACTCTGGGGAGCAGTCGCCGGCCTGATGGCCAGCGCCATGCTGCTGCTCAAAGCCCCGCTTCTGGTGCCCGCGGCGGTGGCCGGCGGATTGGCGCTGGCCTGGGGCCAGGAATGGAGAAACTGGCATAACAGGGCTGCAGCCTTGATCGGGATGCTGCTGGGCCTGGCACCGGGGATCGGCTGGCATCTCTGGCATGCCCACATCCGAGGGGGAAAAGCACTCTGGCTCTGGGGCGGTGATGGCGCCGGGCGGGTTCTTCTGGATGCTGGCGAAGGCAGTGATCTGGGCTGGCGGGTCCCGGTGATCGAAGTACTGGAGGGGGGCTGGCCCTGGCTGCCGCTGCTGCCCTTCGCCCTGGTCTGGGCCTGGCGATGGCGTCAGAGCCGCTGGGGGCGTTGGTCTTTGGCCGGCCTGCTCACCCTGGCCGGTGCCATTCTTCCGCTGCGCACCCAGCTCCCCTGGTACAGCCACCCGCTCTGGCTGCCGCTCGCCCTGATTTGCGCTCCGCTGCTGGCTTGGCTGGTGGAGCAACCCTTTTCCTCTAAGAATGCGCCAGAGAGTCCAAATCCCCCTTGCCGCTGGTTGCTGTTGCAGCTCCCCGCGTTCTGGTGCGGGCTCGGACTGCTGCTCCTGCTGCTTTGGCTAAGCAGCTTCAGCAGCACCGGCAGCAGCCTTGTGCCCTACCGCGGCCTGGCGGGTGTGCTGGGCCTCGGCTGGTGTGGCGGCGGATGGTGGCTGCGCTCTGCCGCACCACAGCGACGACGCCTTGGGGTGATCAGCCTCAGCTGCGGCAATGTGGCAGCGCTGGCCCTACTGTTTCACTCCCCCCTGTGGTTGTGGGAGCTCAACGAGACCTGGCCCGTGCAACCTGTAGCAGCCTTGGTCAGAGCCAACCCTGGAAGCGAGATCAGGC
- a CDS encoding glycosyltransferase family 39 protein, with product MKQRWRFWASVALIWVLSTFVDRLWWMLQTGVPAWDQADYLNSAMDHGRALGLLPGGGWQGWQALLDLSPKIPPLASLVNGSVMALSGDAPEQAAWSLSLWHGLLLVVMAGWGRRLQGDGLALIACLLAALTPAFLDLRTDYVLEMALVASCSLAIWRLGVWCDPESGGRWGQALGCTVAALAAVLVKQSALLVLVPAGVWAGAIALRRGGPWLRQALLLPLLTAVLIGPWLRHNWITSLGGTNRAVFESAAREGDPGVLSFASWLWYPRLLPEQLGSVLLVVGVSGLLLWCWQRQQPSTDHAWSWRWLLINLVAAWVLTTLSPNKGDRYIAPLLPSLLLLLARGWWQWGHWLEARRSRLVWPLFGAGLLACAPAGWAHQLHRFEDRPRGPVEAVVKAAGGADPSAPPATLIVVPSTSDLNQHNVSFYGRRDGGQTVGRQLGGSRQDREPVLARTEWVVLAEGNQGSVRKAARRLDQAVRSSGVFELVNQFERPRGGSYSLWRRRATHPIAGPSFAERFPDLAAGLAAGPVGLDPVFAAVGQEHMLDGHFSYREPVRSEALAALAQDPDAVQPRWTLALLAVLENRPAQAAEQFQALQRLLPDNPWPAAYRSVVSLAGWNPWQAAAAADGASVLNPVLAALGDLSGVLSGAVWRIPAAITSVPAAVTSVEEALEPASNQEQDQEQASS from the coding sequence GTGAAACAGCGCTGGCGTTTCTGGGCTTCGGTTGCCCTGATCTGGGTGCTCTCCACTTTTGTGGATCGGCTTTGGTGGATGTTGCAGACCGGAGTCCCCGCCTGGGATCAGGCCGACTACCTCAACAGCGCCATGGACCACGGCCGTGCCTTGGGCTTGTTGCCCGGTGGCGGTTGGCAGGGTTGGCAGGCGCTGCTGGATCTGTCACCGAAAATTCCGCCCCTGGCCTCGCTGGTGAACGGCAGCGTGATGGCGCTGAGTGGCGATGCCCCGGAGCAAGCGGCCTGGAGCCTCAGCCTCTGGCACGGCCTGCTCCTGGTGGTGATGGCGGGCTGGGGGCGACGGCTGCAGGGGGATGGCCTGGCCCTGATTGCCTGCCTCTTGGCGGCATTGACGCCGGCCTTTCTGGATTTGCGCACGGATTACGTGCTGGAGATGGCCCTGGTGGCCAGTTGCAGCCTGGCTATCTGGCGTCTCGGGGTCTGGTGCGATCCCGAGAGCGGTGGCCGTTGGGGGCAGGCCTTGGGATGCACTGTGGCGGCATTGGCAGCGGTACTGGTGAAGCAAAGCGCCCTGTTGGTGCTTGTCCCCGCCGGTGTCTGGGCCGGAGCAATCGCGCTGCGGCGGGGCGGTCCCTGGTTGCGCCAGGCCCTGCTCTTACCCCTGCTCACGGCGGTACTGATTGGCCCCTGGTTGCGCCACAACTGGATCACCAGCCTGGGGGGCACCAACCGGGCCGTGTTCGAGTCGGCGGCCCGTGAAGGGGATCCCGGCGTGCTCAGCTTCGCCAGTTGGCTGTGGTATCCGCGCCTGTTGCCGGAGCAGCTCGGCAGCGTGCTGTTGGTGGTGGGGGTGTCGGGGCTGCTGCTTTGGTGCTGGCAGCGCCAGCAGCCTTCCACTGATCACGCCTGGTCCTGGCGCTGGCTCCTGATCAATCTGGTGGCGGCCTGGGTTCTTACCACCCTGAGTCCGAATAAAGGTGATCGCTACATCGCTCCCCTGCTCCCCTCCCTGTTGTTGCTGCTGGCCCGGGGGTGGTGGCAATGGGGCCATTGGTTGGAAGCCAGGCGTTCGAGGCTGGTGTGGCCCCTGTTCGGAGCGGGTCTGCTGGCCTGTGCTCCTGCGGGCTGGGCCCATCAGCTGCATCGTTTTGAAGACCGGCCCCGTGGCCCGGTGGAAGCGGTGGTGAAGGCTGCCGGCGGTGCAGACCCCAGCGCCCCTCCCGCCACCTTGATCGTGGTGCCCAGCACCTCCGATCTCAACCAGCACAATGTCAGCTTCTATGGCCGTCGCGACGGGGGGCAGACCGTTGGTCGGCAGCTGGGGGGCAGCCGCCAGGACCGTGAGCCTGTGCTGGCACGGACGGAATGGGTGGTGTTAGCGGAAGGGAATCAGGGATCGGTGCGCAAAGCGGCACGACGGCTGGATCAAGCGGTGCGCAGCAGCGGTGTGTTCGAGCTGGTGAATCAGTTCGAGCGTCCCCGGGGGGGGAGTTATTCCCTCTGGCGCCGCCGCGCGACGCATCCGATTGCAGGCCCCTCCTTTGCGGAACGCTTCCCCGACCTCGCCGCTGGCCTGGCGGCAGGGCCGGTGGGGCTGGATCCGGTGTTCGCTGCGGTGGGGCAGGAGCACATGCTCGATGGCCATTTCAGCTATCGCGAGCCGGTGCGTTCTGAGGCCTTGGCGGCCTTGGCGCAGGATCCCGATGCTGTTCAACCGCGTTGGACCCTTGCTCTGCTGGCGGTGCTGGAAAACCGCCCGGCGCAGGCAGCAGAGCAGTTCCAGGCTCTGCAACGGCTGTTGCCTGATAACCCCTGGCCAGCGGCTTACCGCAGTGTGGTCAGCTTGGCGGGTTGGAACCCCTGGCAGGCCGCCGCCGCTGCGGATGGGGCCAGCGTTTTGAATCCTGTGCTGGCGGCGCTTGGGGATCTCAGCGGCGTGCTGTCCGGAGCTGTTTGGCGCATCCCCGCCGCCATCACATCAGTTCCAGCGGCCGTCACTTCCGTGGAGGAGGCCCTGGAGCCCGCCTCCAATCAAGAGCAGGATCAGGAACAGGCTTCCAGCTGA
- a CDS encoding NAD(P)H-quinone oxidoreductase subunit O, whose product MAESDAAAPAKAKPAALRKGALVKVNKAAYSASLEASASDPTAPAYIFEGPGELLVVKGDYGQVRWNRPVPDVWLRMDQLEACS is encoded by the coding sequence ATGGCCGAATCCGACGCCGCTGCCCCCGCCAAGGCCAAGCCTGCTGCGCTGCGCAAAGGTGCTTTGGTCAAGGTAAACAAGGCCGCCTACAGCGCCAGCCTTGAGGCCTCTGCCAGCGACCCCACGGCCCCCGCCTACATCTTCGAAGGCCCCGGAGAGCTGCTGGTGGTGAAAGGGGACTACGGCCAGGTGCGCTGGAACCGTCCAGTGCCCGATGTGTGGCTGCGGATGGATCAGCTGGAAGCCTGTTCCTGA
- a CDS encoding J domain-containing protein: MSDPYAVLGVSSTASNAEIKAAYRQLVKQHHPDAGGDDQEMLALNAAWEVLGDAERRKAFDRTRPKPGRAASPTDLRRASRAHDRAVAADDALGEWLRRVYAPIDRMLGEVINPFPKQLKALSADPYDDELMEAFCSYLEASGRRMEKVKQLFQSLPTPASARGFGLSLYHCLSEVEDALAELERYTMGYVDGYLHDGREMLREAKQRRKRLQDERRRLEIV; encoded by the coding sequence GTGAGCGATCCCTATGCCGTGCTCGGTGTCAGCAGCACCGCAAGCAACGCTGAGATCAAAGCGGCCTACCGCCAGCTGGTGAAGCAGCACCATCCCGATGCCGGCGGCGACGACCAGGAGATGCTGGCCCTCAATGCCGCCTGGGAAGTGCTCGGGGATGCCGAGCGCCGTAAGGCCTTTGATCGCACGCGGCCCAAGCCGGGCCGTGCGGCATCGCCGACGGATCTGCGCCGGGCCAGCCGTGCCCACGACCGTGCTGTGGCCGCGGACGATGCCCTGGGGGAGTGGCTGCGGCGGGTCTATGCCCCGATCGACCGCATGCTTGGTGAGGTGATCAATCCATTTCCCAAGCAACTCAAGGCACTGTCGGCTGATCCCTACGACGACGAGCTGATGGAGGCGTTCTGCAGCTATCTCGAGGCGAGCGGACGCCGAATGGAAAAAGTCAAGCAACTGTTCCAGTCGTTGCCCACGCCGGCCTCGGCCCGTGGTTTCGGCCTGAGCCTGTATCACTGCCTCTCGGAAGTTGAGGACGCTCTGGCCGAACTGGAGCGCTACACCATGGGTTACGTGGATGGTTATCTCCACGATGGTCGCGAGATGCTGCGGGAGGCCAAGCAGCGACGCAAGCGGCTCCAGGATGAACGGCGTCGGTTGGAGATCGTGTGA
- a CDS encoding lipid-A-disaccharide synthase-related protein — protein sequence MARILLLSNGHGEDQSGALLAQELQQKGHSVQALPLAGLGSPYRNAGVRLLGRSHEFSTGGIGYTSLRGRLTEIVQGQVLYLLRRLIRLIRNRHHFDLILVVGDVIPVIAAWLSHRPVATYLVAYSSHYEGTLRLPWPCATLLKSRRFKALYSRDQRTAEDLSRQLQRRVTFLGNPFMDSVLTAALPPPTSTARIALLPGSRRPELEQNLQLLLLLIELLPRTVHCNVDLALVPSLDDDNLQRLSERCGWHLESGVLKREGARAINVCRGSFSAVLQHSDLVIGMAGTAIEQAVGLAKPVLQVPGQGPQFTAAFAEAQRRLLGPTVFCAPGESGSREALKATAELAMALLDRARRDPGLQQQCQVEAKRRLGEAGGGPRMAAAICALLP from the coding sequence ATGGCACGCATCCTGCTACTCAGCAATGGCCACGGCGAAGACCAGTCAGGCGCGCTGCTGGCCCAGGAGCTGCAGCAGAAAGGGCACAGCGTGCAGGCACTACCCCTCGCTGGGCTTGGCAGCCCCTATCGCAACGCCGGAGTGCGGCTGCTGGGACGCAGCCATGAATTCAGCACCGGCGGCATTGGCTACACCAGTCTTCGCGGTCGCCTCACCGAGATTGTCCAGGGGCAAGTGCTGTATCTGCTCAGACGCCTGATCCGTCTGATCCGCAACCGGCATCACTTTGATCTGATCCTGGTGGTGGGGGATGTGATCCCCGTGATCGCGGCATGGCTCAGCCACCGCCCAGTGGCGACGTACCTGGTCGCCTACTCCAGTCACTACGAAGGGACGCTGCGCCTGCCCTGGCCCTGCGCCACTCTGCTGAAAAGTCGCCGGTTCAAAGCGCTTTACAGCCGCGATCAACGCACCGCCGAGGACCTCAGCAGGCAACTACAAAGGCGGGTGACCTTCCTGGGCAATCCCTTCATGGATTCGGTGCTAACAGCGGCACTCCCCCCGCCCACCAGCACGGCACGCATCGCTCTGTTGCCCGGCAGCCGCCGCCCGGAACTGGAGCAGAACCTGCAACTGCTGCTGCTGCTGATCGAGCTGCTGCCCCGCACAGTTCACTGCAACGTGGATTTGGCCTTGGTGCCCAGCCTCGATGACGACAACTTGCAGCGGCTCAGCGAACGATGCGGTTGGCATTTGGAGAGCGGAGTGCTGAAACGTGAGGGTGCCCGGGCGATCAACGTTTGCCGCGGGAGCTTCAGTGCCGTGCTGCAGCACAGCGACTTGGTGATCGGCATGGCGGGTACCGCCATCGAGCAGGCCGTGGGGCTGGCCAAACCGGTGCTGCAGGTGCCGGGCCAGGGGCCTCAATTCACAGCAGCATTCGCTGAAGCCCAACGGCGCCTGCTGGGCCCCACAGTGTTCTGCGCCCCCGGAGAGAGTGGCAGCCGTGAGGCCTTGAAGGCCACAGCGGAGCTGGCCATGGCTCTGCTGGATCGTGCGCGAAGGGATCCTGGCTTGCAACAGCAATGCCAAGTGGAAGCCAAACGACGCCTCGGAGAAGCGGGTGGAGGCCCGAGAATGGCGGCAGCCATTTGCGCACTGCTTCCATGA
- a CDS encoding iron uptake porin: MKLFQQLLVAPAALGLLATGANAAELNINGVSDYAASADQVTSVTQFSDVYPTDWAYQALANLVETYGCVAGYPNGTFRGNRAMTRYEAAALLNACLDRITEVTDELRRLLKEFETELAILKGRVDGLEARVGELEATQFSTTTKLKGKADWVFGAAKAHGRGSDAFEATNGGTSFSYNLALNLETSFTGKDLLYTRLRAGNMSNVYTGLFAQEYGFDSDNAVVVNRMYYSFPIGENFTVVGGPVVRMDDMLPVWPSAYPSAMTYDFFTYAGAPGAYNLALGAGAGVYWKSDDFSIATSYLSTNGNDSNPNTGGIGTDGADFSATTQIAYAPENWGIAAAYTKASGNAEKLYIGNANPQAAIASGIGGQTNSWGLSAWWTPEDSGWIPSISTGVGSTYFDGGTDGYTASWYVGLEWDDVFIEGNSFGMAVGQPTFVASVDGDAVEEGAGYAWEFFYKFQVTDNISVTPAITYLSKPFPSQDSNGMNAFSGLVKTQFKF; encoded by the coding sequence ATGAAGCTTTTCCAGCAACTGCTGGTGGCTCCTGCCGCCCTTGGCCTTCTGGCCACCGGCGCTAATGCCGCCGAGCTGAACATCAACGGCGTTTCTGATTACGCGGCTTCCGCTGATCAGGTCACCAGCGTCACCCAATTCTCCGACGTCTACCCCACCGACTGGGCCTATCAGGCTCTGGCCAACCTGGTGGAGACCTACGGCTGCGTCGCCGGTTACCCCAACGGCACCTTCCGTGGCAACCGGGCCATGACCCGCTACGAAGCGGCTGCCCTGCTGAACGCCTGCCTCGACCGGATCACTGAAGTGACCGACGAGCTGCGTCGTCTGCTCAAGGAATTCGAAACCGAGCTGGCCATCCTCAAGGGTCGCGTTGACGGCCTCGAGGCCCGCGTTGGCGAACTGGAAGCAACCCAGTTCTCCACCACCACCAAGCTCAAAGGTAAAGCTGACTGGGTCTTCGGTGCCGCTAAGGCTCACGGCCGTGGCAGCGATGCCTTCGAAGCCACCAACGGTGGCACCTCCTTCAGCTACAACCTGGCGCTGAACCTGGAGACCTCCTTCACCGGTAAGGACCTGCTCTACACCCGCCTGCGTGCAGGCAACATGAGCAACGTCTACACCGGCCTGTTCGCCCAGGAGTACGGCTTCGATTCCGACAACGCTGTTGTCGTGAACCGCATGTACTACAGCTTCCCCATCGGTGAGAATTTCACCGTGGTTGGCGGCCCTGTGGTTCGTATGGACGACATGCTTCCGGTGTGGCCTAGCGCCTATCCGTCTGCCATGACGTACGACTTCTTCACCTACGCTGGCGCGCCTGGTGCTTACAACCTGGCCCTCGGCGCTGGTGCTGGCGTGTACTGGAAGTCCGACGACTTCAGCATCGCCACCAGCTACCTCTCCACCAACGGCAACGACAGCAACCCCAACACGGGTGGTATCGGAACCGATGGTGCTGACTTCAGCGCCACCACTCAGATCGCCTATGCGCCTGAGAACTGGGGTATTGCTGCTGCCTACACCAAGGCTTCCGGCAACGCTGAGAAGCTGTACATCGGTAACGCCAACCCTCAAGCTGCGATCGCTTCGGGTATCGGTGGTCAGACCAACTCCTGGGGTCTGAGTGCCTGGTGGACTCCTGAAGATTCCGGCTGGATTCCTTCCATCAGCACCGGTGTGGGTTCTACCTACTTCGACGGCGGTACTGACGGCTACACCGCGTCCTGGTACGTGGGTCTCGAGTGGGACGACGTGTTCATCGAAGGCAATTCCTTCGGTATGGCCGTTGGTCAGCCCACCTTCGTCGCTTCTGTTGACGGCGACGCTGTCGAAGAAGGCGCCGGCTACGCCTGGGAATTCTTCTACAAGTTCCAGGTCACCGACAACATCAGCGTGACTCCTGCCATCACCTACCTGAGCAAGCCCTTCCCTTCTCAGGACTCCAATGGCATGAACGCCTTCAGCGGCCTGGTCAAGACCCAGTTCAAGTTCTGA
- a CDS encoding iron uptake porin, with product MKLFQQLLVAPAALGLIASGANAAELNINGVSDYAASADQVTSVTQFSDVYPTDWAYQALANLVETYGCVAGYPNGTFRGNRAMTRYEAAALLNACLDRITEVTDELRRLLKEFETELAILKGRVDGLEARVGELEATQFSTTTKLKAKTVWVAGATRAKGDNYNTGGEKGARDAYNAEYGAFSFSYDLRLGLKTSFSGKDLLYTRLRAGNMGDTSVWDGNGVALNKLDTAAPGDNIVEIDRIYYRFPLGDSFTVQVGPLTRNTEMMGYKASAYAKGGSKILDFFGGSLGTPGVWNKETGGGFGAIYTNKKQVEKGNPYFTVAANYVADSGEANDSNPNTGGFMTDNSEGNITTQIAYGNKQWGLAAGYRYGQCGAKFRTATEFAKGGKYGTPCTVADGERTNADSHSWSAHAFWRPEESGWMPSISAGVGSSYLTGNDAWDDNTNKRSMASWMVGLTWNDVLLEGNALGYAVGQPQFVYEVEDGFVADGGYAMELWYSFQVTDNIQITPAVYWLSRPFGDDTQNVNGDYKSLGVFGGLVQTTFKF from the coding sequence ATGAAGCTTTTCCAGCAACTGCTGGTGGCTCCTGCTGCCCTTGGCCTGATCGCCAGTGGTGCCAATGCCGCCGAGCTGAACATCAACGGCGTTTCTGATTACGCGGCTTCCGCTGATCAGGTCACCAGCGTCACCCAATTCTCCGACGTCTACCCCACCGACTGGGCCTATCAGGCTCTGGCCAACCTGGTGGAGACCTACGGCTGCGTCGCCGGCTACCCCAACGGCACCTTCCGTGGCAACCGGGCCATGACCCGCTACGAAGCGGCTGCCCTGCTGAACGCCTGCCTCGACCGGATCACTGAAGTGACCGACGAGCTGCGTCGTCTGCTCAAGGAATTCGAAACCGAGCTGGCCATCCTCAAGGGTCGCGTTGACGGCCTCGAGGCCCGCGTTGGCGAACTGGAAGCAACCCAGTTCTCCACCACCACCAAGCTCAAGGCCAAAACTGTCTGGGTGGCTGGTGCGACGCGCGCCAAAGGTGACAACTACAACACCGGTGGCGAGAAGGGTGCCCGTGATGCTTACAACGCTGAGTACGGCGCTTTCTCCTTCAGCTACGACCTGCGTCTTGGCCTGAAGACCTCCTTCAGCGGCAAGGATCTCCTGTACACCCGCCTGCGCGCAGGCAACATGGGTGATACCAGTGTGTGGGATGGCAACGGCGTTGCTCTGAACAAACTCGACACCGCTGCCCCCGGCGACAACATCGTCGAGATTGATCGCATCTACTACCGCTTCCCCCTCGGCGACAGCTTCACTGTCCAGGTCGGTCCCCTGACCCGGAACACCGAGATGATGGGCTATAAAGCCAGTGCCTACGCCAAGGGCGGCAGCAAGATCCTTGATTTCTTCGGTGGTTCCCTGGGTACCCCCGGCGTCTGGAACAAGGAGACCGGTGGTGGCTTCGGTGCCATTTACACCAACAAGAAGCAAGTGGAGAAGGGCAATCCCTACTTCACCGTGGCTGCTAACTACGTTGCCGACTCCGGTGAGGCCAATGACAGCAACCCCAACACGGGTGGCTTCATGACCGATAACTCCGAAGGCAACATCACCACTCAGATTGCCTATGGCAACAAGCAGTGGGGCTTGGCCGCCGGTTATCGCTACGGCCAGTGTGGTGCCAAGTTCCGTACCGCTACCGAGTTCGCTAAGGGCGGTAAGTACGGCACCCCTTGCACCGTCGCTGACGGCGAGCGCACCAACGCCGATAGCCACAGCTGGTCTGCACACGCCTTCTGGCGTCCTGAGGAGTCCGGCTGGATGCCTTCCATCAGTGCTGGCGTCGGTAGCTCCTACCTGACTGGCAACGATGCTTGGGATGACAACACCAACAAGCGGTCTATGGCCAGCTGGATGGTGGGTCTGACCTGGAACGATGTCCTCCTCGAGGGCAACGCTCTTGGTTATGCCGTGGGTCAGCCCCAGTTCGTCTACGAGGTCGAGGACGGCTTCGTGGCTGATGGCGGTTACGCCATGGAGCTCTGGTACAGCTTCCAGGTCACCGACAACATCCAGATCACCCCTGCTGTGTACTGGCTGAGCCGTCCCTTCGGTGACGACACCCAGAACGTCAACGGCGACTACAAGTCCCTCGGCGTCTTCGGTGGCCTGGTTCAGACCACCTTCAAGTTCTGA